A genomic segment from Diceros bicornis minor isolate mBicDic1 chromosome 5, mDicBic1.mat.cur, whole genome shotgun sequence encodes:
- the LACTB gene encoding serine beta-lactamase-like protein LACTB, mitochondrial isoform X3: MYRLLSAVTARAATPGGWAGGSGWRGAHQRAGLPPLGPGWVGGLGLGLGLALGVKLAGGLRGAAPAPAPDPEPLPQAEPLAPQEQSLAPWIPQTPAPPASRRFARAIESSRDLLHRIKDEVGAPGIVVGVSVDGKEVWSEGLGYADVENRVPCKPETVMRIASISKSLTMVALAKLWEAGKLDLDIPVQHYVPEFPEKEYEGEKVSVTTRLLISHLSGIRHYEKDMKKVKEEKAYKALKMMKGTMESDHEKELKEKGGKSNEKNDFAKAKIEQDNEAKGRNSKPGKKKNDFEQGELYLKEKFENSIESLRLFKNDPLFFKPGSQFLYSTFGYTLLAAIVERASGYKYLDYMQKIFHDLDMLTTVQEENEPVIYNRARRND; the protein is encoded by the exons ATGTACCGGCTCCTGTCAGCCGTGACTGCCCGGGCCGCGACCCCCGGGGGTTGGGCCGGGGGCAGCGGGTGGCGCGGGGCCCACCAGCGTGCCGGGCTGCCGCCGCTCGGCCCCGGCTGGGTCGGGGGCctcgggctggggctggggctggcgctcGGGGTGAAGCTGGCGGGCGGACTGAGGGGCGCGGCCCCCGCGCCGGCCCCCGACCCCGAGCCGTTGCCTCAGGCCGAGCCGCTGGCGCCGCAGGAACAGTCCCTCGCCCCGTGGATTCCGCAGACCCCCGCGCCGCCCGCCTCCAGGCGCTTCGCCAGAGCCATCGAGAGCAGCCGCGACCTGCTGCACCGGATCAAG GATGAGGTGGGCGCACCAGGCATAGTGGTTGGAGTCTCTGTAGATGGAAAAGAAGTCTGGTCAGAAG GTTTAGGTTATGCTGATGTTGAGAACCGTGTACCATGCAAACCGGAGACAGTTATGAGAATTGCCAGTATCAGCAAAAGCCTCACCATGGTTGCTCTTGCCAAATTGTGGGAAGCGGGGAAACTGGATCTTGATATTCCAGTACAACATTATGTTCCtgaattcccagaaaaagaatatGAAGGTGAAAAG GTTTCTGTCACAACAAGATTATTGATTTCCCATTTAAGTGGAATTCGTCATTATGAAAAGGACATGAAAAAGGTGAAAGAAGAGAAAGCTTATAAAGCCTTGAAGATGATGAAAGGGACGATGGAATCTGACCATgaaaaagagttaaaagaaaaaggaggcaaAAGTAATGAAAAGAATGACTTTGCTAAAGCTAAGATAGAGCAGGATAATGAAGCCAAAGGCCGGAATTCAAAACctggcaagaaaaagaatgatTTTGAACAAGGCGaattatatttgaaagaaaagtttgaaaattcAATTGAATCCctaagattatttaaaaatgatcCTTTGTTCTTTAAACCTG GTAGTCAGTTTTTGTATTCAACTTTTGGCTATACCCTACTGGCAGCCATAGTAGAAAGAGCTTCAGGATATAAATATTTGGACTATATGCAGAAAATATTCCATGACTTGGATATGCTGACAACTGTGCAGGAAGAAAATGAGCCAGTGATTTACAATAGAGCAAG gaggAATGACTGA
- the LACTB gene encoding serine beta-lactamase-like protein LACTB, mitochondrial isoform X2 has protein sequence MYRLLSAVTARAATPGGWAGGSGWRGAHQRAGLPPLGPGWVGGLGLGLGLALGVKLAGGLRGAAPAPAPDPEPLPQAEPLAPQEQSLAPWIPQTPAPPASRRFARAIESSRDLLHRIKDEVGAPGIVVGVSVDGKEVWSEGLGYADVENRVPCKPETVMRIASISKSLTMVALAKLWEAGKLDLDIPVQHYVPEFPEKEYEGEKVSVTTRLLISHLSGIRHYEKDMKKVKEEKAYKALKMMKGTMESDHEKELKEKGGKSNEKNDFAKAKIEQDNEAKGRNSKPGKKKNDFEQGELYLKEKFENSIESLRLFKNDPLFFKPGSQFLYSTFGYTLLAAIVERASGYKYLDYMQKIFHDLDMLTTVQEENEPVIYNRARLPYKEARLACWSMGGHTEKNWHPS, from the exons ATGTACCGGCTCCTGTCAGCCGTGACTGCCCGGGCCGCGACCCCCGGGGGTTGGGCCGGGGGCAGCGGGTGGCGCGGGGCCCACCAGCGTGCCGGGCTGCCGCCGCTCGGCCCCGGCTGGGTCGGGGGCctcgggctggggctggggctggcgctcGGGGTGAAGCTGGCGGGCGGACTGAGGGGCGCGGCCCCCGCGCCGGCCCCCGACCCCGAGCCGTTGCCTCAGGCCGAGCCGCTGGCGCCGCAGGAACAGTCCCTCGCCCCGTGGATTCCGCAGACCCCCGCGCCGCCCGCCTCCAGGCGCTTCGCCAGAGCCATCGAGAGCAGCCGCGACCTGCTGCACCGGATCAAG GATGAGGTGGGCGCACCAGGCATAGTGGTTGGAGTCTCTGTAGATGGAAAAGAAGTCTGGTCAGAAG GTTTAGGTTATGCTGATGTTGAGAACCGTGTACCATGCAAACCGGAGACAGTTATGAGAATTGCCAGTATCAGCAAAAGCCTCACCATGGTTGCTCTTGCCAAATTGTGGGAAGCGGGGAAACTGGATCTTGATATTCCAGTACAACATTATGTTCCtgaattcccagaaaaagaatatGAAGGTGAAAAG GTTTCTGTCACAACAAGATTATTGATTTCCCATTTAAGTGGAATTCGTCATTATGAAAAGGACATGAAAAAGGTGAAAGAAGAGAAAGCTTATAAAGCCTTGAAGATGATGAAAGGGACGATGGAATCTGACCATgaaaaagagttaaaagaaaaaggaggcaaAAGTAATGAAAAGAATGACTTTGCTAAAGCTAAGATAGAGCAGGATAATGAAGCCAAAGGCCGGAATTCAAAACctggcaagaaaaagaatgatTTTGAACAAGGCGaattatatttgaaagaaaagtttgaaaattcAATTGAATCCctaagattatttaaaaatgatcCTTTGTTCTTTAAACCTG GTAGTCAGTTTTTGTATTCAACTTTTGGCTATACCCTACTGGCAGCCATAGTAGAAAGAGCTTCAGGATATAAATATTTGGACTATATGCAGAAAATATTCCATGACTTGGATATGCTGACAACTGTGCAGGAAGAAAATGAGCCAGTGATTTACAATAGAGCAAG
- the LACTB gene encoding serine beta-lactamase-like protein LACTB, mitochondrial isoform X4, whose protein sequence is MYRLLSAVTARAATPGGWAGGSGWRGAHQRAGLPPLGPGWVGGLGLGLGLALGVKLAGGLRGAAPAPAPDPEPLPQAEPLAPQEQSLAPWIPQTPAPPASRRFARAIESSRDLLHRIKDEVGAPGIVVGVSVDGKEVWSEGLGYADVENRVPCKPETVMRIASISKSLTMVALAKLWEAGKLDLDIPVQHYVPEFPEKEYEGEKVSVTTRLLISHLSGIRHYEKDMKKVKEEKAYKALKMMKGTMESDHEKELKEKGGKSNEKNDFAKAKIEQDNEAKGRNSKPGKKKNDFEQGELYLKEKFENSIESLRLFKNDPLFFKPDFMFTIKRDVLSTHLTWITPINGLVVDFCLQWVTF, encoded by the exons ATGTACCGGCTCCTGTCAGCCGTGACTGCCCGGGCCGCGACCCCCGGGGGTTGGGCCGGGGGCAGCGGGTGGCGCGGGGCCCACCAGCGTGCCGGGCTGCCGCCGCTCGGCCCCGGCTGGGTCGGGGGCctcgggctggggctggggctggcgctcGGGGTGAAGCTGGCGGGCGGACTGAGGGGCGCGGCCCCCGCGCCGGCCCCCGACCCCGAGCCGTTGCCTCAGGCCGAGCCGCTGGCGCCGCAGGAACAGTCCCTCGCCCCGTGGATTCCGCAGACCCCCGCGCCGCCCGCCTCCAGGCGCTTCGCCAGAGCCATCGAGAGCAGCCGCGACCTGCTGCACCGGATCAAG GATGAGGTGGGCGCACCAGGCATAGTGGTTGGAGTCTCTGTAGATGGAAAAGAAGTCTGGTCAGAAG GTTTAGGTTATGCTGATGTTGAGAACCGTGTACCATGCAAACCGGAGACAGTTATGAGAATTGCCAGTATCAGCAAAAGCCTCACCATGGTTGCTCTTGCCAAATTGTGGGAAGCGGGGAAACTGGATCTTGATATTCCAGTACAACATTATGTTCCtgaattcccagaaaaagaatatGAAGGTGAAAAG GTTTCTGTCACAACAAGATTATTGATTTCCCATTTAAGTGGAATTCGTCATTATGAAAAGGACATGAAAAAGGTGAAAGAAGAGAAAGCTTATAAAGCCTTGAAGATGATGAAAGGGACGATGGAATCTGACCATgaaaaagagttaaaagaaaaaggaggcaaAAGTAATGAAAAGAATGACTTTGCTAAAGCTAAGATAGAGCAGGATAATGAAGCCAAAGGCCGGAATTCAAAACctggcaagaaaaagaatgatTTTGAACAAGGCGaattatatttgaaagaaaagtttgaaaattcAATTGAATCCctaagattatttaaaaatgatcCTTTGTTCTTTAAACCTG